The nucleotide sequence tatttggttatcaccagtaaaatacgcctgcgcttttcactctggtgtctgagtttcattgatatccctgatcagcaaaacatcaGCTCCCCAGAATTAGCATATATCATGAATGTCATATTGAAAAATTTTAGACTTACCATTAGCTACATATGTAATCTTGCATAGGATATTGTCCCTGCTTATTTCCTTGTTCCCCTCTGGTGGGCTTACTAACGTCTGACAAATCAtagcaatatttattttagcaCGGACACAGCGATTGTTCAGCtgccaaaaaaaggaaagaaacatttgtaaACTCCAAACTAAGTTTATTTCAGCATACTTAACTgctaacattttaatttactgtaaagTCTAAGACACTCCAAAAGTTGTGTTTCTGGGAATTTGTGTTCTAGCACTACATGGATGTAACATGAATGTGAATGAAAGGTACATGGTGAATAGGGAAAGAGTTAAACTGAAATGCCTGAATCTCAGGTTTCTGTTTGCTTAATACAgtgaattatttcaattattgtGAAAAGTAAGGAAACTTCTAAAGAATAATGCATCAGCATTTACAAGTATCAGTTAGTAACTTTCCCCTTGTAAGCAGGCAATGGCATAGCAATCAGCACAGAAACACTCAAAGAAAACAATCATTGCTACTAGCTGACAGAACCAAGGCAGAACTGGGTAAGCTTGAGGTTTAACAGATTCCATATCTACAGTTATGCAAGCCTATTCCCATGTCTGACAATACTGAAGAGTTATTGATTTGATTCCATACAAAGTAaccttctttaaaatgttttcacatctccagaaattttgctttcattttttctgcaaCACCTTAGATCTGCCAACTCTTGAGATAAGGTAAGAAAGTTTTTGGCTCAGAATGCCTTCATCAGGTCATTGTATCATCTGGtttaaacaaaactgtatttttgcatACCTCCTCCCCCCCTTACACTAGTATTGCAAGACCATAACCACATAATAGAAAAATGGTATCTTAAAAGCAGAACTTGATAGAATTAAAACAACACTTACAGGAGCACTGTCATGTTCCACAGAGAAATTGCATACAATCCATGTTTCAGGATCATTTTCACTGAATGCTGGTATCTTTCTGATGGCAGACAAATACAGCACATCCCTTTGAGAAGCCGGCCACACCCTCTGCAGAGAAACACCCGAATATAagcttttccagttttgcaaATTAAGTACTTACTATCCttggataaaggaaaaaaacaaacaaggcaaaACAGGTCAGTCACGTTCACGTTATTTAAGTAAAAAAGTTTCTTCAAGTTAGTAATTTCATgcaattttcaaaaccaaaacagaacataGGTGTTGTACAGATGTGTATCAGATTATATGGctacacttcatttaaaaaaattaaggtaaaAGCTTAAGGCCTTTGAAAGGCAAGGAACCAAGCTGCAATGACTTTTTCAGTAGACAACCAGGAAAAGGCACTTCCCCTCCTGTTCTCTCAACCTCAGGTTTACATTTTAGTGAATACTTGTAAGCTACAAATTGAACTAGTGGTTAAGTATAAATAGATGCATCTACAGTTATTTATGTCTCCATAaatatggagagagagaaaaaaaagagagcaagaaatatTTATAACAAATATTATTTCAAGAAGCTACTACTTCAGTGAGACAGATATGGTAAACTGGTATTATCCAAGAGAAAGTTTCAGAAGCAAAGTGTCtgataaaataaagtaaaactatACAGAAGCTATTTTCCTGACACTCAATAGGGGGAAAAAGTCTAGCTTTCACCACAGTGCTATACAGTTCACACAATTGCCTTATTCAAAAATTGGAGTCTGCTGTTATGGCAGTTTTAAAGCAACCATGTTACtagtaaaactgtaaaaaaaaaaagatttattttaatatttgagtACACTAATACTTGGAATCATGCAAGATTAAAAATGAATTTGTACACTTCAGTCCCAATTTTTTTGAACCTGTTAGGTTACAGTCATTGGGTTATAAGTCAAATGAACATTTTAGTAAAGCTACATCAGAACTGGTTGGGGTGAAAAACTATAATAAAGTTAAGAGAACAAATGTTGTACCAGCAATTACACCACCTCATAATGCAAATGTATATGTCAACTAATGGTGGTCAACAATAGCTTGCATTATTTCAGCAGAACATATGATACAGTGGTATGGGTTTCTTCCTTGAAGTCAGTGTCAATTTATTGCTTCAGTTTGCTTTAGATGACCCTTGCTTTGCTGGCAACGATATACTTGAAATTAAAAACAGTCCTTATTTGTTATTAACAAGCTCTATCAGACACATACACAACCAATTATGGTATCAAGCCAAGTTTGAAAAATTTACAGTTACAGTTTAATAGAGAACTTGTTCTGAACTGTTGTTTTGAATAGTATTTTAAGTTGTtaagacattaaaatatttcagaatagtTTAGAATACATATGCCCCAGACTGTCTCACTAAGGTGTGTATACAGGTTAAGTGTTATTATTACCTTATGCATCTGGTAAATGATGATTGCATTATCAGCTAAATTTTCCACAACATGGAAATTTTCAATTGTTGctaaaagaggggggggggggggggaaaaatccaTCAGTAAACAAGCACGGATATTAGGTCAATATTATAAATAACATGCTTGCTGATAAACATGCAAAGAACGGATTCCTTACTTTCCCAGTCATTACGAACGTCAACATTCCAGAAGTAGTGACAAACTTCATGCCCCGTTACCCCTTTAACAGCATGTGTTGCTTTCAAAGGATCTAAAACTattccattctcttccacctctcttctgtACACCTATGGCCAAATACAAcgaaagaaatgcagaacagaaattATCAAAACGGTTCATGATTTAATTGTTTAAAGCTTCATCAGCTTTGATAAAAACTTACCTAGAAGATTAACACATAAATAATTTGCCACGTCAGTGTTCTCTGGTAACTACCAATGCAGACATTCTTGCATGGCAATTCACATTCATATACCAGTATTTTAAGAATCTCTATTTCAAAAATGATTAAGCTACCTTATTTATCACTATGCACAAGGATGCATACAAGCACAGTGGAGTAGCCGACAGTAACTTGCTACCATATAACANNNNNNNNNNNNNNNNNNNNNNNNNNNNNNNNNNNNNNNNNNNNNNNNNNNNNNNNNNNNNNNNNNNNNNNNNNNNNNNNNNNNNNNNNNNNNNNNNNNNNNNNNNNNNNNNNNNNNNNNNNNNNNNNNNNNNNNNNNNNNNNNNNNNNNNNNNNNNNNNNNNNNNNNNNNNNNNNNNNNNNNNNNNNNNNNNNNNNNNNNNNNNNNNNNNNNNNNNNNNNNNNNNNNNNNNNNNNNNNNNNNNNNNNNNNNNNNNNNNNNNNNNNNNNNNNNNNNNNNNNNNNNNNNNNNNNNNNNNNNNNNNNNNNNNNNNNNNNNNNNNNNNNNNNNNNNNNNNNNNNNNNNNNNNNNNNNNNNNNNNNNNNNNNNNNNNNNNNNNNNNNNNNNNNNNNNNNNNNNNNNNNNNNNNNNNNNNNNNNNNNNNNNNNNNNNNNNNNNNNNNNNNNNNNNNNNNNNNNNNNNNNNNNNNNNNNNNNNNNNNNNNNNNNNNNNNNNNNNNNNNNNNNNNNNNNNNNNNNNNNNNNNNNNNNNNNNNNNNNNNNNNNNNNNNNNNNNNNNNNNNNNNNNNNNNNNNNNNNNNNNNNNNNNNNNNNNNNNNNNNNNNNNNNNNNNNNNNNNNNNNNNNNNNNNNNNNNNNNNNNNNNNNNNNNNNNNNNNNNNNNNNNNNNNNNNNNNNNNNNNNNNNNNNNNNNNNNNNNNNNNNNNNNNNNNNNNNNNNNNNNNNNNNNNNNNNNNNNNNNNNNNNNNNNNNNNNNNNNNNNNNNNNNNNNNNNNNNNNNNNNNNNNNNNNNNNNNNNNNNNNNNNNNNNNNNNNNNNNNNNNNNNNNNNNNNNNNNNNNNNNNNNNNNNNNNNNNNNNNNNNNNNNNNNNNNNNNNNNNNNNNNNNNNNNNNNNNNNNNNNNNNNNNNNNNNNNNNNNNNNNNNNNNNNNNNNNNNNNNNNNNNNNNNNNNNNNNNNNNNNNNNNNNNNNNNNNNNNNNNNNNNNNNNNNNNNNNNNNNNNNNNNNNNNNNNNNNNNNNNNNNNNNNNNNNNNNNNNNNNNNNNNNNNNNNNNNNNNNNNNNNNNNNNNNNNNNNNNNNNNNNNNNNNNNNNNNNNNNNNNNNNNNNNNNNNNNNNNNNNNNNNNNNNNNNNNNNNNNNNNNNNNNNNNNNNNNNNNNNNNNNNNNNNNNNNNNNNNNNNNNNNNNNNNNNNNNNNNNNNNNNNNNNNNNNNNNNNNNNNNNNNNNNNNNNNNNNNNNNNNNNNNNNNNNNNNNNNNNNNNNNNNNNNNNNNNNNNNNNNNNNNNNNNNNNNNNNNNNNNNNNNNNNNNNNNNNNNNNNNNNNNNNNNNNNNNNNNNNNNNNNNNNNNNNNNNNNNNNNNNNNNNNNNNNNNNNNNNNNNNNNNNNNNNNNNNNNNNNNNNNNNNNNNNNNNNNNNNNNNNNNNNNNNNNNNNNNNNNNNNNNNNNNNNNNNNNNNNNNNNNNNNNNNNNNNNNNNNNNNNNNNNNNNNNNNNNNNNNNNNNNNNNNNNNNNNNNNNNNNNNNNNNNNNNNNNNNNNNNNNNNNNNNNNNNNNNNNNNNNNNNNNNNNNNNNNNNNNNNNNNNNNNNNNNNNNNNNNNNNNNNNNNNNNNNNNNNNNNNNNNNNNNNNNNNNNNNNNNNNNNNNNNNNNNNNNNNNNNNNNNNNNNNNNNNNNNNNNNNNNNNNNNNNNNNNNNNNNNNNNNNNNNNNNNNNNNNNNNNNNNNNNNNNNNNNNNNNNNNNNNNNNNNNNNNNNNNNNNNNNNNNNNNNNNNNNNNNNNNNNNNNNNNNNNNNNNNNNNNNNNNNNNNNNNNNNNNNNNNNNNNNNNNNNNNNNNNNNNNNNNNNNNNNNNNNNNNNNNNNNNNNNNNNNNNNNNNNNNNNNNNNNNNNNNNNNNNNNNNNNNNNNNNNNNNNNNNNNNNNNNNNNNNNNNNNNNNNNNNNNNNNNNNNNNNNNNNNNNNNNNNNNNNNNNNNNNNNNNNNNNNNNNNNNNNNNNNNNNNNNNNNNNNNNNNNNNNNNNNNNNNNNNNNNNNNNNNNNNNNNNNNNNNNNNNNNNNNNNNNNNNNNNNNNNNNNNNNNNNNNNNNNNNNNNNNNNNNNNNNNNNNNNNNNNNNNNNNNNNNNNNNNNNNNNNNNNNNNNNNNNNNNNNNNNNNNNNNNNNNNNNNNNNNNNNNNNNNNNNNNNNNNNNNNNNNNNNNNNNNNNNNNNNNNNNNNNNNNNNNNNNNNNNNNNNNNNNNNNNNNNNNNNNNNNNNNNNNNNNNNNNNNNNNNNNNNNNNNNNNNNNNNNNNNNNNNNNNNNNNNNNNNNNNNNNNNNNNNNNNNNNNNNNNNNNNNNNNNNNNNNNNNNNNNNNNNNNNNNNNNNNNNNNNNNNNNNNNNNNNNNNNNNNNNNNNNNNNNNNNNNNNNNNNNNNNNNNNNNNNNNNNNNNNNNNNNNNNNNNNNNNNNNNNNNNNNNNNNNNNNNNNNNNNNNNNNNNNNNNNNNNNNNNNNNNNNNNNNNNNNNNNNNNNNNNNNNNNNNNNNNNNNNNNNNNNNNNNNNNNNNNNNNNNNNNNNNNNNNNNNNNNNNNNNNNNNNNNNNNNNNNNNNNNNNNNNNNNNNNNNNNNNNNNNNNNNNNNNNNNNNNNNNNNNNNNNNNNNNNNNNNNNNNNNNNNNNNNNNNNNNNNNNNNNNNNNNNNNNNNNNNNNNNNNNNNNNNNNNNNNNNNNNNNNNNNNNNNNNNNNNNNNNNNNNNNNNNNNNNNNNNNNNNNNNNNNNNNNNNNNNNNNNNNNNNNNNNNNNNNNNNNNNNNNNNNNNNNNNNNNNNNNNNNNNNNNNNNNNNNNNNNNNNNNNNNNNNNNNNNNNNNNNNNNNNNNNNNNNNNNNNNNNNNNNNNNNNNNNNNNNNNNNNNNNNNNNNNNNNNNNNNNNNNNNNNNNNNNNNNNNNNNNNNNNNNNNNNNNNNNNNNNNNNNNNNNNNNNNNNNNNNNNNNNNNNNNNNNNNNNNNNNNNNNNNNNNNNNNNNNNNNNNNNNNNNNNNNNNNNNNNNNNNNNNNNNNNNNNNNNNNNNNNNNNNNNNNNNNNNNNNNNNNNNNNNNNNNNNNNNNNNNNNNNNNNNNNNNNNNNNNNNNNNNNNNNNNNNNNNNNNNNNNNNNNNNNNNNNNNNNNNNNNNNNNNNNNNNNNNNNNNNNNNNNNNNNNNNNNNNNNNNNNNNNNNNNNNNNNNNNNNNNNNNNNNNNNNNNNNNNNNNNNNNNNNNNNNNNNNNNNNNNNNNNNNNNNNNNNNNNNNNNNNNNNNNNNNNNNNNNNNNNNNNNNNNNNNNNNNNNNNNNNNNNNNNNNNNNNNNNNNNNNNNNNNNNNNNNNNNNNNNNNNNNNNNNNNNNNNNNNNNNNNNNNNNNNNNNNNNNNNNNNNNNNNNNNNNNNNNNNNNNNNNNNNNNNNNNNNNNNNNNNNNNNNNNNNNNNNNNNNNNNNNNNNNNNNNNNNNNNNNNNNNNNNNNNNNNNNNNNNNNNNNNNNNNNNNNNNNNNNNNNNNNNNNNNNNNNNNNNNNNNNNNNNNNNNNNNNNNNNNNNNNNNNNNNNNNNNNNNNNNNNNNNNNNNNNNNNNNNNNNNNNNNNNNNNNNNNNNNNNNNNNNNNNNNNNNNNNNNNNNNNNNNNNNNNNNNNNNNNNNNNNNNNNNNNNNNNNNNNNNNNNNNNNNNNNNNNNNNNNNNNNNNNNNNNNNNNNNNNNNNNNNNNNNNNNNNNNNNNNNNNNNNNNNNNNNNNNNNNNNNNNNNNNNNNNNNNNNNNNNNNNNNNNNNNNNNNNNNNNNNNNNNNNNNNNNNNNNNNNNNNNNNNNNNNNNNNNNNNNNNNNNNNNNNNNNNNNNNNNNNNNNNNNNNNNNNNNNNNNNNNNNNNNNNNNNNNNNNNNNNNNNNNNNNNNNNNNNNNNNNNNNNNNNNNNNNNNNNNNNNNNNNNNNNNNNNNNNNNNNNNNNNNNNNNNNNNNNNNNNNNNNNNNNNNNNNNNNNNNNNNNNNNNNNNNNNNNNNNNNNNNNNNNNNNNNNNNNNNNNNNNNNNNNNNNNNNNNNNNNNNNNNNNNNNNNNNNNNNNNNNNNNNNNNNNNNNNNNNNNNNNNNNNNNNNNNNNNNNNNNNNNNNNNNNNNNNNNNNNNNNNNNNNNNNNNN is from Strix aluco isolate bStrAlu1 chromosome W, bStrAlu1.hap1, whole genome shotgun sequence and encodes:
- the LOC141917674 gene encoding ceramide transfer protein-like isoform X3, which encodes MKFVTTSGMLTFVMTGKRVWPASQRDVLYLSAIRKIPAFSENDPETWIVCNFSVEHDSAPLNNRCVRAKINIAMICQTLVSPPEGNKEISRDNILCKITYVANVNPGGWAPASVLRAVAKREYPKFLKRFTSYVQEKTAGKTILF
- the LOC141917674 gene encoding ceramide transfer protein-like isoform X1, with the protein product MKFVTTSGMLTFVMTGKRVWPASQRDVLYLSAIRKIPAFSENDPETWIVCNFSVEHDSAPLNNRCVRAKINIAMICQTLVSPPEGNKEISRDNILCKITYVANAFSRYAVFQCLAYCLLLVNPGGWAPASVLRAVAKREYPKFLKRFTSYVQEKTAVIRTRLSEHSTLQ
- the LOC141917674 gene encoding ceramide transfer protein-like isoform X2; the encoded protein is MKFVTTSGMLTFVMTGKRVWPASQRDVLYLSAIRKIPAFSENDPETWIVCNFSVEHDSAPLNNRCVRAKINIAMICQTLVSPPEGNKEISRDNILCKITYVANAFSRYAVFQCLAYCLLLVNPGGWAPASVLRAVAKREYPKFLKRFTSYVQEKTAGKTILF
- the LOC141917674 gene encoding ceramide transfer protein-like isoform X4; its protein translation is MKFVTTSGMLTFVMTGKRVWPASQRDVLYLSAIRKIPAFSENDPETWIVCNFSVEHDSAPLNNRCVRAKINIAMICQTLVSPPEGNKEISRDNILCKITYVANVIRTRLSEHSTLQ